The sequence below is a genomic window from Aureispira sp. CCB-E.
TTGGTTGATTGGTCTTCTATGGACATGAATACTCTTTTGTCCCTCAAATAAATTTTTTCCAATAGTTATAGCCAGATGCTTTAATTTCTCATAACTAACATCTTTGAGATAGTTGTAAGTTTCTTGTGATTCAGGAATAGATGATTTTTTTTGTCCTGCATAGCGTTTTAGGTATGTAAAGTCTTTTTCGTTGAAGAACTCCATTGGTTGCAATAGTTTTTTAATAATATCCTTTACTTGACTTGTTAAAAGGAGAAGAATAGAGCTTTTAATAAATTGCTGGTTTAAAAATAGATTTTTTTTTAATATTAACTCTTAAGTTTTTAGTTTTTATACTAAAAAATCACTTTTTCCAACTAAAAAGTCAAAATATATTGCAAAAAATGTAAATTTAAGGCTAAACCAAATCGAAGTAAAAATAAATGACCAACGAACAACTAAAAGACTTAGAAAATAAATTATGGGATTCTGCTAATGCCTTGCGTGCTTATGGTGGAATCAAAGCCTCTGATTATGCCGTACCTGTATTGGGACTGATATTTTTGAAATATGCAGAGAACAAATATAAACAGCATGAGTGGAAAATTAAAGCAGATCATGGAGCAGTTCAGGGGACTCGAATGGAGCGCCCGATAGAGGAAATAGCCTTAGAAGTTTGTGGTTTTTACATGCCCGACCATGCTCGTTTTGATTACCTGTTGAGTTTACCAGGAGATCAAAGCATGGCAAAAGCCTTGCGAGCAGCAATGGAAGGAATTGAACAGTATCAAGATGCTTCTTTTCAGGATGTATTACCTAAAGAAGCTTATTTTGAAATAGAGAAGAAGAAGGATGATATTTTACCACAATTGCTGAAGACCTTGTCGGACATTCCAGAAGATGCGACGGGAGATATTTTTGGTAAAATTTATGAGTATTTCTTAGGGAAATTTGCCATGAGCGAAGGGCAGAAAGGAGGGGAGTTTTTTACGCCAACTTCTGTCGTACGTTTTATTGTAGAAGTAATAGAACCCTACAAAGGAAAAATCTTTGACCCTGCTTGTGGCTCAGGGGGGATGTTTGTTCAATCCGCTACCTTTATCAACCAATCCCAAAAAGATGTCAACGATATTTACGTTTGTGGGCAAGAGTATATGGGCGAAACCGTGCGTTTGGCAAAGATGAACTTGTTGGTGAATAACCTAAGAGGAGAAATTACAGAAGTGAACTCTTATGAAACAGATGCTTATGACAGTTATGGGAAGTTTGATTTTGTAATGGCTAATCCTCCTTTTAACGTCAAATCGGTAAAAGAGAGTACGGTTAAAAACGATCAACGTTTTTATGAATATGGTTTGCCAACCAATAAAGGGAAAAAGGTTGATAAGATTGCAGATGCCAATTACCTTTGGATTTCTTTATTTGCTACTTCTTTGAATGAAAAGGGAAGGGCTGGCTTTGTGATGCCCAATTCGGCTTCGGATGCTCGTGGAGCGCAGCAAGAGATTCGCAAGAAGATTGTGGATTCAGGTATTGTGGATTGCATGGTGAGTATGCCTTCTAATATGTTTTTGACGGTGACCTTGCCTGCTACCTTGTGGTTTTTTGATAAGCAAAAGGTACATACAGAGCGCAAGGATAAAATTCTCTTTTTGGATGCTCGAAATGTTTACCATCAGATTGATCGAGCGCATCGAGAATGGACGAATGAGCAACAGCAAAATCTAGCGGCTATTGTGCGTTTGTATCGTGGAGAGAAGGAGCGGTATTTGGAATTGATTCAAAGCTACTTTCAAGAATTAAAAACAGCTTTGGAAGACTTGAATTCAGTGCGTTTTGAGTTAATGCGGACACAAGAATCCTTAAAACAAAACTTGAAAGATTATACTAAAAAACAAGAGAAAGAATTGAGCACTGCTAAGCGTAAAAAATTAGAAGGTGCCACTTTCTTTTTGAGGATAAAGAATTTTGAAAATACCGTAGGGAAAGCACAAGATAGGAAAGTAGACTTGCCTAAACTTTTGGCAGCTGTAAGCTTGGAAAATAACAGACAATTGGAATTGTCTGAAAAGGTAAAGGCATTTCTTCAAATAGAAACAACCATTCACGAATCCTTTAAGATGGATAATAGTAAGTTATCAGAATTATGGGCGCTTGCGGATAAACATCTTAAACTCAAAAACGATACGACTTGGGGGAACTTGAGTCGTGGAGATAAGCAATTGGAAGTTGCTTTACAGGATTATACAATGGCTAAAGAATGGGTGGTATATTGGTTGGAAAATATTACTTGGTTGCAAGAGCGTTTTCCAGATGCCGAATATCAAGATGTGGTAGGACTTTGTAAGATGGCAGATGCTAGTGAGTATGCAGAAGAACAGGATTATTCTTTGAATGCTGGACGTTATGTTGGGGTGGAGATTGAGGATGATAAGATTACACGAGAAGAGTTTGTTTCTATGCTAAAAGGTAAACAGGTTTATTTGAAAAAATTAAATGAAGAGGCTAAAGTTTTAGCAAATGAAATTATTGTGAACCTAAATCAAATCGTTAATGGCTAATTGGAAAACTATATCTCTAGGTGAATATTTTGATTTTTCTTCTGGTTTATCTAAAAGTGCAGATCAGTTTGGTTCAGGGTATCCATTTTTATCGTTCAAAGAAGTTTTTAGAAATTATTTCGTACCTGAATCTTTAGTTTCATTAGTCAATACAACAAAAAAAGAGCGTGAAAAATGTTCTGTTCGAAAGGGAGATATATTTTTAACACGAACTAGTGAAACTAATGATGAGTTAGGAATGAGTTGTGTTGCTTTAAAAGATTATCCCAATGCTACATTTAATGGGTTTACAAAACGATTACGCCCTAAATTTAAAGGTATTGTTGATCCCATTTTTATAGGATTTTATCTAAGAAGCTCTCAGTTTCGTGCTCAAATTTCAGCATATTCTAATTTGTCAACAAGAGCAAGTTTAAATAACGATATACTTGAACGTCTCAAACTTAATATTCCACCTATTGATGAGCAATTGAAAATAGGTCGAATATTGATGAATTATACAAATTTAATCGAAAACAACAATCAACGCATCCAACTCTTAGAAGAGATGGCAGCAGAGATTTACAAGGAGTGGTTTGTGCGCTTTCGTTTTCCTGGGTATGAATCGGCTACTTTTGTGGATCAAGAAGGGAAGGAGGTGCCACATGGTACGGATGGGGCTTTGCCTTTGGGCTGGGAAATTCAAAGAGTTAAAGATTTTGGTAAAATAGTAACAGGTAAAACACCATCTAAAAAAGATGACTCAAATTTTAATGGAGATATTCCTTTTATAAAAACTCCTGACATGAAACAGGGAATGTTTCTTTCAACTACAGAAGAAACATTATCAAAAAAAGGAGCAAATAGCCAATCAAGTCAATATATTCCTAAACACTCAATTGTTGTTAGCTGTATAGGTACAGTGGGAAAGGTTGGGATTTCGACTAAATTAAGTCAAACAAATCAACAGATTAATTCAGTTATTCTAAAAAGAAAAATGATGTTAGAGTATTTGTATTATACTTTAATTAGAATGAAACCAATGATAGAAAGTTATTCAGCAACAGGAGCTACTATGGCTAATCTTAGTAAATCAAAATTTGAGAACTTAAAAGCTGTTAAACCTAATCAAGAAGTAATAGAAAAGTTTCATGAGGTAGCTAACCCTATGTTTCTTGAAATTAAAATACTTCAACAAAAAAACGAAACCCTCCAACAAACAAGAGACCTATTACTACCCAGACTAATCAGCGGAAAACTAAGCGTAGAAAACCTAACCTTATCAACACTAGAAGCAGCAAGCACCGTGAGCAGTTAAGAACCAACAGTAGACCCTAAAAAAGCAACAACATGGCATTTATCAACGAATCGCATATTGAAGAAGCAGACGTCAATTTATTTGTAAAAGGCTTGGGCTATCAGCATATAGATGCTTGGGAAAAGCAATTGATTGGGCGCAAGCACTTAAAAAATGTCGTGTTAACAGATCGCTTAAAGAAACAGTTGATTAAATTGAATCCAGTTTTGCCAATGGATTGTATTGAAACAGCGGTTGAGGAATTGAGCAAGAGCCGAGCGAAGTTGACGCCAGTAGTTGCCAATAAAGAAGTTTATGAACTGATAAAAGGAGGCGTACCTGTTACGTATAAGAACAAAGAAGGGAGGGAAGAAAACGACTATGTGAAAGTCTTGGATTTTGAACAGCCTTCCAACAATGATTTTGTGGTGGTCACTCAATTGAGCATAGAATACCAACGCACCGAAAACATTACTCGTAGACCCGACCTGTTGTTGTATGTGAACGGCTTGCCCTTGGTGATGATTGAGTTGAAGAATGCTACAGAAAAAGTCAAACTAGGGTTTGATAAGAATCTCAACGATTATAAACGAGACATTCCACAACTGTTTTGGTACAATCTATTTGTCGGCATATCGAATGGCATCCAAACCCGTGTAGGGGCTTTTAGTGCAACTTGGGAACATTTCTTCTCTTGGGTAAAACTAGAAGATACAACGGTTGCCAATGAACAACCAACTCGAAAGGAAATCGAAGCAGAGAGCGAAAAGAGTGGAAACCATTTAACCTTGCAATTGTTTTGTGAGGGCTTGTGCCGAAAGGATAAACTGTTAGATTACTTTGAGAACTTTGTTTTGTATCATAACAACAAAGTAAAAATCATTGCCAAAAACCATCAATTTCTAGGGGTTAACAATGCGATTGAATCTTTTAAAAATCGAGCAGGAAAGAAAGGAAAGCTAGGCGTATTTTGGCATACCCAAGGTTCAGGAAAATCTTATTCCATGATTTTCTTTACTCGAAAAGTAGAACGAAAAGTACAAGGAAATTGGTCCTTTCTCATTATCACAGACCGTAAAGATTTAGACGATCAAATCTATCGTAACTTTTTAGAGACAGAAACCATCCATGAATTAGATCAAAAAAAGAAAAGCCATTATCGCCCTAGCTCCAGGGCGGAATTACAAGAATACTTGCAATCCAATCGAAGCCATGTTTTTTCACTCATACACAAGTTTGGCATTGAAAAAGGAAAAAGTTATCCCAAACTAACGGATCGAGACAATTGGATTGTCATTATAGATGAAGCTCATCGAACACAATACAAAGGCTATGGCGAGAACCTACGTATTGCCATTCCCAATGCCCAATTTATGGCCTTTACAGGAACACCTTTGTTGAGCAATGAATTAACCAAAGATTGGTTTGGACCTTATGTATCCGAATACAACTTTGCGCAAAGTATTGAAGATGGAGCAACGGTTCCTTTGTTCTATAAAAAGTCAGTTCCTCAAGTTGAGCAAATCAACGAGGATATGGTTGGCGAAGCTGCTCAAATCTTAGAGGAAGAAAACCTAACAGAGGAGCAACAAAAACGCTTGGATCGAGAATATTCTACCTTATTGGAGATTGTAAGAAGAAAAGATCGTTTGAAAGAAATTGCCTTACACATTGTGCAGCATTTTCCTTATCGTTTGGATGTAGACGATGACAATGGTGCAAGAAAGCCCATGAAGGCAATGGTGGTTTGTATTGATAAATTTACAGCCGTTCAAATGTATGAATTGGTGCAAGAAGCATTGGAAGAAGAGTTAAAGAAATTACACAGAAAAAGCAAACAAACCCAAGATCCAGCAGAAAAAAGCCGTTATAAGCGAGCCATTGACTTTATGAAGGAAACTCGTATGGCAGCCGTTATCAGCCAAGAAGGAACGGATAAGGAAGAAAGGGAGAAGTTTGAAAAGAAGGGTTTAAACATAACAAAACATCGTCAACTCATGGATCATCCAGATGAGGATGGTCGCAACATAGAAGATTATTTTAAAGATCCCAATAATACGTATCGAATTGTTTTTGTAACAGCTATGTGGTTAACGGGTTTTGATGCGCCTTCTGTATCTACCTTATATTTGGATAAACCAATGCAAAATCATGGTTTAATGCAAGCTATTGCTAGAGCCAATCGAGTGATTGAGGGAAAGAAAAATGGTTTAATTGTAGATTATTTTGGTGTCTTTAGAAACCTGAAGAAAGCCTTAGCGGATTATGCGGAAGGTTCAAAAGGCAAAGGCAAAGGGGGAGCGGATGAATTTCCTGTAAAGGAGTTTGAAGAATTGTTGGATTTATTAAGGGAAGCTATTGCTCAAGCTAAAGCCTATTGTAAAGAATTGGCAATTGATTTGGATGCTATTTTAGATCTGAAAGAAAAGAGTTTTAAAGAGATTGAATTGTTCCAAGATGCTGCTAACATTATCCTGGAGCGAGATGAATATCGTAAGCAATTGGGCTTATTTGTGAATACTATTGTTGGGCTTTATGATTCTTCGAAACCTGATATATACGATTATCCTGAAATTAAACGAGAGAAGGAAGTTTTGGAGTATTTGCGTAAGGTGGTTGATCGACAGGTGGATCAGGATGATGCGATTGAACGGGCGAAGGGAAAGCTAGATGTTTTGTTAGATCGTAGTATTGGGAGTATGGGCGACCTAAGAGAACAATCCTATGAATATACGATTAATTCTTCTAAGCAAATAGACTTGAGTCGTTTGGACTTTGCGCAGCTCCGTGCTGAATTTCCTGAAAAGAAACATCAGAATATTCAGTTTGCTGATTTGCGAGAGTTGATGGAAAAGAAACTCAAGCAAATGATTGGACAAAACAAAACTAGAGGAACTTTTTTGGATCGCTTTGAACGTTTGATTGAAGAGTATAATTCAGGTAGTTTGTCGATTGAGCGTGCCTACGAAGAATTGATACAGCAAGCTGAGCGTTTATCGGAAGAAGAACAACGAGCGGCTAAAAATGATATGTCTGAGAGTCAGTTGGAGTTGTTTGACTTGTTGAAAAAGGAGAAGTTAACGAAGAAGGAGGAACAAGAGGTGAAGTTGGCTGCAAAAGAATT
It includes:
- a CDS encoding class I SAM-dependent DNA methyltransferase; the protein is MTNEQLKDLENKLWDSANALRAYGGIKASDYAVPVLGLIFLKYAENKYKQHEWKIKADHGAVQGTRMERPIEEIALEVCGFYMPDHARFDYLLSLPGDQSMAKALRAAMEGIEQYQDASFQDVLPKEAYFEIEKKKDDILPQLLKTLSDIPEDATGDIFGKIYEYFLGKFAMSEGQKGGEFFTPTSVVRFIVEVIEPYKGKIFDPACGSGGMFVQSATFINQSQKDVNDIYVCGQEYMGETVRLAKMNLLVNNLRGEITEVNSYETDAYDSYGKFDFVMANPPFNVKSVKESTVKNDQRFYEYGLPTNKGKKVDKIADANYLWISLFATSLNEKGRAGFVMPNSASDARGAQQEIRKKIVDSGIVDCMVSMPSNMFLTVTLPATLWFFDKQKVHTERKDKILFLDARNVYHQIDRAHREWTNEQQQNLAAIVRLYRGEKERYLELIQSYFQELKTALEDLNSVRFELMRTQESLKQNLKDYTKKQEKELSTAKRKKLEGATFFLRIKNFENTVGKAQDRKVDLPKLLAAVSLENNRQLELSEKVKAFLQIETTIHESFKMDNSKLSELWALADKHLKLKNDTTWGNLSRGDKQLEVALQDYTMAKEWVVYWLENITWLQERFPDAEYQDVVGLCKMADASEYAEEQDYSLNAGRYVGVEIEDDKITREEFVSMLKGKQVYLKKLNEEAKVLANEIIVNLNQIVNG
- a CDS encoding restriction endonuclease subunit S; amino-acid sequence: MANWKTISLGEYFDFSSGLSKSADQFGSGYPFLSFKEVFRNYFVPESLVSLVNTTKKEREKCSVRKGDIFLTRTSETNDELGMSCVALKDYPNATFNGFTKRLRPKFKGIVDPIFIGFYLRSSQFRAQISAYSNLSTRASLNNDILERLKLNIPPIDEQLKIGRILMNYTNLIENNNQRIQLLEEMAAEIYKEWFVRFRFPGYESATFVDQEGKEVPHGTDGALPLGWEIQRVKDFGKIVTGKTPSKKDDSNFNGDIPFIKTPDMKQGMFLSTTEETLSKKGANSQSSQYIPKHSIVVSCIGTVGKVGISTKLSQTNQQINSVILKRKMMLEYLYYTLIRMKPMIESYSATGATMANLSKSKFENLKAVKPNQEVIEKFHEVANPMFLEIKILQQKNETLQQTRDLLLPRLISGKLSVENLTLSTLEAASTVSS
- a CDS encoding type I restriction endonuclease subunit R is translated as MAFINESHIEEADVNLFVKGLGYQHIDAWEKQLIGRKHLKNVVLTDRLKKQLIKLNPVLPMDCIETAVEELSKSRAKLTPVVANKEVYELIKGGVPVTYKNKEGREENDYVKVLDFEQPSNNDFVVVTQLSIEYQRTENITRRPDLLLYVNGLPLVMIELKNATEKVKLGFDKNLNDYKRDIPQLFWYNLFVGISNGIQTRVGAFSATWEHFFSWVKLEDTTVANEQPTRKEIEAESEKSGNHLTLQLFCEGLCRKDKLLDYFENFVLYHNNKVKIIAKNHQFLGVNNAIESFKNRAGKKGKLGVFWHTQGSGKSYSMIFFTRKVERKVQGNWSFLIITDRKDLDDQIYRNFLETETIHELDQKKKSHYRPSSRAELQEYLQSNRSHVFSLIHKFGIEKGKSYPKLTDRDNWIVIIDEAHRTQYKGYGENLRIAIPNAQFMAFTGTPLLSNELTKDWFGPYVSEYNFAQSIEDGATVPLFYKKSVPQVEQINEDMVGEAAQILEEENLTEEQQKRLDREYSTLLEIVRRKDRLKEIALHIVQHFPYRLDVDDDNGARKPMKAMVVCIDKFTAVQMYELVQEALEEELKKLHRKSKQTQDPAEKSRYKRAIDFMKETRMAAVISQEGTDKEEREKFEKKGLNITKHRQLMDHPDEDGRNIEDYFKDPNNTYRIVFVTAMWLTGFDAPSVSTLYLDKPMQNHGLMQAIARANRVIEGKKNGLIVDYFGVFRNLKKALADYAEGSKGKGKGGADEFPVKEFEELLDLLREAIAQAKAYCKELAIDLDAILDLKEKSFKEIELFQDAANIILERDEYRKQLGLFVNTIVGLYDSSKPDIYDYPEIKREKEVLEYLRKVVDRQVDQDDAIERAKGKLDVLLDRSIGSMGDLREQSYEYTINSSKQIDLSRLDFAQLRAEFPEKKHQNIQFADLRELMEKKLKQMIGQNKTRGTFLDRFERLIEEYNSGSLSIERAYEELIQQAERLSEEEQRAAKNDMSESQLELFDLLKKEKLTKKEEQEVKLAAKELLDVLFDAKNKILIQEWHKEKATQSKVKGTINRILGDRLPDSYDRQIFGEKLDVVFQHFYSLAELGRGFAA